One window of the Rosa rugosa chromosome 3, drRosRugo1.1, whole genome shotgun sequence genome contains the following:
- the LOC133740522 gene encoding RNA-directed DNA methylation 4 isoform X1 — translation MAVVGESSSAPPEQKPVIVRVKRKANQSPIDAFWLEINERPPKRPLLDLANLSLSDSSPKAAAEELKAKKVFVQHVETVSSFDTTIDIVKSFVDPTTDQVFESKTKGEERRHSLKNDNKQEKILSKARQTQEVVAKNARFEQIWRSRKGKTEESDKLQDMCHFYDVLRVDADERSNELKQQEELSLEDQRILQSYLPLLREFIPSAALEVESDLHAQKQESEDEYVYDVYAVNDEMDIADEDSSHPFPLVQVDDEDFYDVPDESEHDTEDSNDENNPNFDYPDEEFEDEEEESDSEASDNESKDESASDKSLESKDLEEHVISGDDLSLDYDDGGDDGDDGENWM, via the exons ATGGCGGTGGTTGGCGAAAGCTCTTCGGCTCCGCCGGAACAGAAGCCGGTGATCGTTAGGGTCAAGCGCAAAGCCAACCAGTCTCCAATCGACGCTTTCT GGCTTGAAATCAATGAGAGGCCACCCAAGCGTCCACTTTTGGATTTGGCCAACCTTTCACTCTCTGATTCATCTCCAAAAG CAGCAGCAGAAGAATTGAAGGCGAAGAAGGTTTTCGTGCAGCATGTAGAGACTGTAAGCAGCTTTGACACCACCATTGACATTGTCAAATCATTTGTG GACCCTACTACGGATCAAGTGTTTGAAAGTAAAACAAAGGGTGAAGAACGGAGACACTCTTTAAAAAATGACAAT AAACAAGAGAAGATTTTGTCTAAAGCCAGACAGACGCAAGAG GTTGTAGCAAAAAATGCCCGTTTTGAACAAATATGGAGGAGCCGAAAGGGAAAGACAGAAGAATCCGATAAATTACAGGACATGTGTCATTTCTATGATGTTCTTCGTGTTGATGCCGATGAAAGATCTAATGAACTGAAACAACAGGA AGAGTTATCTTTGGAGGACCAGAGGATTTTGCAGAGTTACTTGCCTCTACTCAGAGAATTCATCCCAAGTGCGGCTTTAGAGGTTGAATCAGATTTGCATGCTCAAAAACAAG AATCTGAAGATGAGTATGTATATGATGTCTATGCTGTGAATGATGAAATGGATATAGCGGATGAAGATTCTTCCCACCCATTTCCTTT AGTGCAAGTTGATGATGAGGATTTCTATGATGTGCCTGATGAATCAGAACATGACACTGAGGATTCAAATG ATGAAAACAATCCAAATTTTGATTACCCGGATGAGGaatttgaagatgaagaagaggaatcGGACAGTGAAGCATCTGATAATGAATCAAAAGATGAGAGTGCCAGTGACAAATCCTTAGAATCCAAGGATTTAGAGGAACATGTCATTTCAGGAGATGATCTTTCTTTGGATTATGatgatggtggtgatgatgggGATGATGGTGAAAACTGGATGTGA
- the LOC133740522 gene encoding RNA-directed DNA methylation 4 isoform X2, producing the protein MAVVGESSSAPPEQKPVIVRVKRKANQSPIDAFWLEINERPPKRPLLDLANLSLSDSSPKAAEELKAKKVFVQHVETVSSFDTTIDIVKSFVDPTTDQVFESKTKGEERRHSLKNDNKQEKILSKARQTQEVVAKNARFEQIWRSRKGKTEESDKLQDMCHFYDVLRVDADERSNELKQQEELSLEDQRILQSYLPLLREFIPSAALEVESDLHAQKQESEDEYVYDVYAVNDEMDIADEDSSHPFPLVQVDDEDFYDVPDESEHDTEDSNDENNPNFDYPDEEFEDEEEESDSEASDNESKDESASDKSLESKDLEEHVISGDDLSLDYDDGGDDGDDGENWM; encoded by the exons ATGGCGGTGGTTGGCGAAAGCTCTTCGGCTCCGCCGGAACAGAAGCCGGTGATCGTTAGGGTCAAGCGCAAAGCCAACCAGTCTCCAATCGACGCTTTCT GGCTTGAAATCAATGAGAGGCCACCCAAGCGTCCACTTTTGGATTTGGCCAACCTTTCACTCTCTGATTCATCTCCAAAAG CAGCAGAAGAATTGAAGGCGAAGAAGGTTTTCGTGCAGCATGTAGAGACTGTAAGCAGCTTTGACACCACCATTGACATTGTCAAATCATTTGTG GACCCTACTACGGATCAAGTGTTTGAAAGTAAAACAAAGGGTGAAGAACGGAGACACTCTTTAAAAAATGACAAT AAACAAGAGAAGATTTTGTCTAAAGCCAGACAGACGCAAGAG GTTGTAGCAAAAAATGCCCGTTTTGAACAAATATGGAGGAGCCGAAAGGGAAAGACAGAAGAATCCGATAAATTACAGGACATGTGTCATTTCTATGATGTTCTTCGTGTTGATGCCGATGAAAGATCTAATGAACTGAAACAACAGGA AGAGTTATCTTTGGAGGACCAGAGGATTTTGCAGAGTTACTTGCCTCTACTCAGAGAATTCATCCCAAGTGCGGCTTTAGAGGTTGAATCAGATTTGCATGCTCAAAAACAAG AATCTGAAGATGAGTATGTATATGATGTCTATGCTGTGAATGATGAAATGGATATAGCGGATGAAGATTCTTCCCACCCATTTCCTTT AGTGCAAGTTGATGATGAGGATTTCTATGATGTGCCTGATGAATCAGAACATGACACTGAGGATTCAAATG ATGAAAACAATCCAAATTTTGATTACCCGGATGAGGaatttgaagatgaagaagaggaatcGGACAGTGAAGCATCTGATAATGAATCAAAAGATGAGAGTGCCAGTGACAAATCCTTAGAATCCAAGGATTTAGAGGAACATGTCATTTCAGGAGATGATCTTTCTTTGGATTATGatgatggtggtgatgatgggGATGATGGTGAAAACTGGATGTGA